A section of the Saccharopolyspora gregorii genome encodes:
- a CDS encoding DUF3558 domain-containing protein has translation MLRRTSVLAASFFAVTAISSCAVGGGGEQPPQAAPSKENVDPALAVQNPKNLKGVQDACQLLTAEQRAALQVDGQTEQADSEYQEPACDINGDVLNTSIAINTNHGGMTAAHARKDNFDNFEPTEVAGYPAVLVNFSDTLCTVAVGVSDTQSVDVYYAKNSGGTPEMDDACGYAEKIAAEVLKNIPPA, from the coding sequence GTGCTACGACGCACCAGCGTGCTCGCCGCATCCTTCTTCGCGGTCACCGCGATCTCCTCGTGCGCAGTCGGCGGAGGTGGGGAACAGCCCCCGCAGGCCGCGCCGAGCAAGGAGAACGTCGACCCCGCACTGGCGGTGCAGAACCCGAAGAACCTCAAGGGTGTCCAGGATGCCTGTCAGCTGCTCACGGCCGAGCAACGAGCAGCCCTCCAGGTGGACGGACAGACCGAGCAAGCGGACAGCGAATACCAGGAACCGGCGTGCGATATCAACGGTGATGTCCTCAACACATCGATCGCCATCAACACGAACCACGGTGGCATGACGGCTGCCCACGCCCGCAAGGACAACTTCGACAACTTCGAACCCACCGAGGTCGCCGGATACCCGGCGGTTCTGGTCAACTTCTCGGACACGTTGTGCACGGTCGCGGTCGGTGTCTCCGACACCCAATCCGTCGACGTCTATTACGCCAAGAACTCCGGCGGCACACCCGAGATGGACGACGCCTGCGGCTACGCCGAGAAGATCGCTGCCGAGGTCCTCAAGAACATTCCTCCCGCCTGA
- a CDS encoding ESX secretion-associated protein EspG, with protein sequence MASKLDVDRLEFVVLVSRAGLKRMPPVLQYSHYGTPVQDINAELDAADARCRQRGLIDRANQVNDEVWDLIGVYGSTAVEFDLRFSAQKGTELRAAVSQSGRVAVRSVMHGDRYVLERVRPEDSVPALVSVLPDHPPVKMKPVNVDLRELRAVMADVEKKGITDPRAVEQGLRGRGVDVAHFRKATELLDGTKLGAGQIGVTVWNAQRKEFRGDHTVQVIDVEGGRVSVYNSGNQRMVAGADVGTFRRVLGDLTGAAQRRSVW encoded by the coding sequence GTGGCATCCAAGCTCGATGTCGATCGCCTGGAATTCGTGGTCCTCGTCAGCAGGGCAGGCCTGAAGCGGATGCCGCCGGTCCTGCAGTACAGCCACTACGGCACGCCGGTGCAGGACATCAACGCCGAACTGGACGCCGCCGACGCGCGATGCAGGCAGCGCGGCCTCATCGACCGCGCGAACCAGGTGAACGACGAGGTGTGGGACCTGATCGGGGTCTACGGTTCCACCGCCGTCGAGTTCGACCTGCGGTTCTCCGCGCAGAAGGGCACCGAGCTGCGCGCCGCCGTCTCCCAGTCCGGCCGGGTCGCGGTCCGCAGCGTGATGCACGGCGACCGCTACGTCTTGGAGCGGGTCCGCCCCGAGGACTCCGTGCCCGCCCTGGTCTCGGTGCTGCCCGACCACCCGCCGGTGAAGATGAAGCCGGTCAACGTCGACCTCCGCGAGCTGCGCGCCGTGATGGCCGACGTGGAGAAGAAGGGCATCACCGACCCGCGCGCCGTCGAACAGGGCCTGCGCGGCCGCGGGGTGGACGTGGCGCACTTCCGCAAGGCCACCGAACTGCTCGACGGCACCAAGCTCGGCGCCGGGCAGATCGGCGTCACCGTGTGGAACGCGCAGCGCAAGGAGTTCCGCGGCGACCACACCGTGCAGGTCATCGACGTCGAAGGCGGCCGGGTCTCCGTCTACAACTCCGGGAACCAGCGGATGGTCGCCGGAGCCGACGTCGGCACCTTCCGCCGTGTCCTCGGCGACCTCACCGGTGCCGCGCAGCGCCGGTCGGTCTGGTGA
- a CDS encoding DUF2530 domain-containing protein produces MAEDSARTPSSPATTPPEPAHTVPALPRRLAQPTPVVLAGTALWLVGVALFAATAPGGIEFWTCVAGFALGLIGYGVFRWQRSASRRGSRGAWKGLSGLDG; encoded by the coding sequence GTGGCCGAAGACAGCGCACGCACCCCCTCCTCACCAGCGACGACACCACCCGAACCGGCGCACACCGTGCCCGCGCTGCCGCGCAGGCTGGCCCAGCCGACACCGGTGGTGCTGGCCGGGACCGCGCTGTGGCTCGTCGGCGTCGCGCTGTTCGCCGCGACCGCGCCCGGCGGCATCGAGTTCTGGACCTGCGTGGCCGGCTTCGCGCTCGGCCTCATCGGCTACGGGGTGTTCCGCTGGCAGCGCTCCGCGTCACGCCGCGGATCGCGCGGCGCGTGGAAGGGGCTGTCGGGGCTCGACGGCTAG
- a CDS encoding NCS2 family permease, whose amino-acid sequence MADRNPDDPRAGSSGGAEEPLGSSGEGAPEPVAERSGPGASSSGADAAGSARTGAATGVLDRYFKISERGSSLSRELRGGLVTFVTVAYIIVLNPLILGSYSADSPTAKRDVLGHVLTVPQVAASTALVAGVMTLLFGLVANYPFAIAAGLGINTLLAVTIAQQVSWPEAMGLVVVDGLVILVLVATGFRTAVFNAVPPELKAAIAVGIGLFISFVGLVDAGFVRRLPDAANTTVPVGLGIDGSIASWPTAVFAFGLVLTGILVARKVRGGILIAIVINTVVAIVVEALVHAGPSEGTDPHGWNLGYPAPPAEIFGLPDLSLVGDISFGAWTRLPALAAAMLVFTLVLANFFDAMGTMTGLGKEAGLADRKGNLPGIGKALAVEGVGAVAGGVGSASSNTVFVESASGIAEGARTGLANVVTGLLFLAAMFFTPLYSVIPVEAAAPALVVVGAMMLGQIRDVDLSDFAKALPAFLTIVVMPFTYSIANGIGVGFICYVLLHAATGRVRQVHPLMWVVSAAFVLYFAADPVSALFA is encoded by the coding sequence ATGGCGGACAGGAATCCGGACGATCCGCGCGCGGGGTCGAGCGGTGGCGCGGAAGAACCGCTGGGTAGTTCCGGCGAAGGCGCTCCGGAACCGGTCGCGGAGCGGAGCGGTCCGGGGGCGAGCTCCTCGGGTGCCGACGCGGCCGGGTCGGCGCGCACCGGAGCGGCGACCGGCGTGCTGGACCGGTACTTCAAGATCAGCGAGCGCGGTTCCTCGCTGAGCCGGGAGCTGCGGGGCGGGCTGGTCACCTTCGTCACCGTCGCCTACATCATCGTGCTGAACCCGCTGATCCTCGGCAGCTACTCCGCGGACTCGCCGACGGCGAAGCGGGACGTGCTCGGCCACGTGCTGACGGTGCCGCAGGTCGCCGCGAGCACCGCGCTGGTCGCCGGGGTGATGACGCTGCTGTTCGGCCTGGTGGCGAACTACCCGTTCGCGATCGCGGCGGGCCTGGGCATCAACACGCTGCTCGCCGTCACCATCGCCCAGCAGGTCAGCTGGCCGGAGGCGATGGGCCTGGTGGTGGTGGACGGGCTGGTGATCCTGGTGCTGGTCGCCACCGGGTTCCGCACCGCCGTGTTCAACGCGGTGCCGCCCGAGCTGAAGGCGGCGATCGCGGTCGGCATCGGCCTGTTCATCAGCTTCGTCGGGCTCGTCGACGCCGGGTTCGTGCGCAGGCTGCCGGACGCGGCGAACACGACGGTGCCGGTGGGGCTGGGCATCGACGGTTCGATCGCGTCGTGGCCGACGGCGGTGTTCGCGTTCGGGCTGGTGCTCACCGGGATCCTGGTGGCGCGCAAGGTGCGCGGCGGCATCCTGATCGCCATCGTGATCAACACGGTGGTGGCGATCGTCGTCGAGGCGCTGGTGCACGCGGGCCCGTCCGAGGGCACCGATCCGCACGGCTGGAACCTCGGCTACCCGGCGCCGCCCGCGGAGATCTTCGGGCTGCCGGACCTGTCGCTGGTCGGGGACATCTCGTTCGGCGCGTGGACGCGGCTGCCCGCGCTGGCCGCGGCGATGCTGGTGTTCACCCTGGTGCTGGCGAACTTCTTCGACGCGATGGGCACCATGACCGGCCTCGGCAAGGAGGCCGGGCTCGCCGACCGCAAGGGCAACCTGCCCGGCATCGGCAAGGCGCTGGCGGTGGAAGGCGTCGGTGCCGTCGCGGGCGGGGTCGGGTCGGCCAGCTCCAACACGGTGTTCGTGGAATCCGCGTCCGGCATCGCCGAGGGTGCGCGCACCGGGCTGGCGAACGTGGTCACCGGGCTGCTGTTCCTCGCGGCCATGTTCTTCACCCCGCTCTACAGCGTCATCCCGGTGGAAGCGGCGGCTCCGGCGCTGGTCGTGGTGGGCGCGATGATGCTCGGGCAGATCCGCGACGTGGACCTGTCCGACTTCGCCAAGGCGCTGCCCGCGTTCCTCACCATCGTCGTCATGCCGTTCACCTACTCGATCGCGAACGGCATCGGGGTCGGGTTCATCTGCTACGTGCTGCTGCACGCCGCCACCGGCCGGGTCCGGCAGGTGCACCCGCTGATGTGGGTAGTGTCGGCCGCGTTCGTCCTCTACTTCGCCGCAGACCCGGTCTCCGCGCTGTTCGCCTGA
- a CDS encoding MarR family winged helix-turn-helix transcriptional regulator, producing the protein MASVRLNRRLRAQSTDSVVTLSQLSALSCLYKAGAMTPGTLAAKEGVQPPSMTRVIAALEGLGLVVRTPHPTDGRQAVVDLTDAGRARIEEEISARERWLDVQLAELTRDERATLSHAAEIMERISQR; encoded by the coding sequence ATGGCCTCCGTCCGCCTCAACCGCAGGCTGCGGGCGCAGAGCACCGACTCCGTCGTCACGCTCTCCCAGCTGTCCGCGCTGTCCTGCCTCTACAAGGCCGGGGCGATGACTCCGGGCACGCTCGCGGCGAAGGAAGGCGTGCAGCCGCCCTCGATGACCAGGGTCATCGCGGCGCTCGAAGGCCTCGGCCTGGTGGTGCGCACCCCGCACCCCACCGACGGGCGGCAGGCCGTCGTGGACCTCACCGACGCGGGCCGCGCCCGCATCGAAGAGGAGATCTCCGCCCGCGAGCGCTGGCTGGACGTCCAGCTGGCCGAACTCACCAGGGACGAACGCGCGACCTTGAGTCACGCGGCCGAGATCATGGAACGGATCTCGCAGCGCTAG
- a CDS encoding MFS transporter, translated as MFGSLRVRNYRYYAAGQVVSLTGTWMQRAAQDWLVLELSGGSPGALGVAVALQFLPTLLLTLWAGTAADRFDKRRLLVATQTALGACGLLLGLLDVSGSAQLWQVYALCFVLGCFAAVDAPVRQSFVVEMVGPAQLTNAVALNSMTFNLARIVGPAIAGLLITAIGTGWVFIANGISSAAVVGGLLLMNVARLHRSEPVPKERGQVRAGLRYVLGRPDLVAVMVLVFCVSTFGMNFESTFAVIARNVFDRDADGYGLLITMLAVGTLSGATLAARRSRRSGSRLRLMVLGAGAFGLLEAVGSLMPSYWSFAVMLVPVGVAVMTFTTSANSTVQLAVEPSMRGRVMGLYMLLFLGGKPVGGLASGWLAEVLGPRSPLLLGGLASLVAAVVCGVLLRRRRSGVADPGRLG; from the coding sequence ATGTTCGGCTCGCTGCGGGTGCGCAACTACCGCTACTACGCGGCGGGCCAGGTCGTCTCGCTCACCGGCACCTGGATGCAGCGGGCCGCGCAGGACTGGCTCGTGCTGGAGCTCTCCGGCGGCAGCCCCGGCGCGCTCGGCGTGGCCGTCGCGCTGCAGTTCCTGCCGACGCTGCTGCTGACGCTGTGGGCGGGCACCGCCGCCGACCGGTTCGACAAGCGGCGGCTGCTGGTCGCCACCCAGACGGCGCTCGGTGCCTGCGGGCTGCTGCTCGGACTGCTCGACGTGTCCGGTTCGGCGCAGCTCTGGCAGGTGTACGCGCTGTGCTTCGTGCTCGGCTGCTTCGCGGCGGTGGACGCGCCGGTGCGGCAGTCGTTCGTCGTCGAGATGGTCGGCCCCGCGCAGCTCACCAACGCCGTTGCGCTGAACTCGATGACGTTCAACCTGGCGCGGATCGTCGGGCCCGCCATCGCCGGGCTGCTCATCACCGCGATCGGCACCGGGTGGGTGTTCATCGCCAACGGCATCAGCTCGGCCGCCGTGGTCGGTGGGCTGCTGCTGATGAACGTGGCGCGGCTGCACCGCAGCGAACCGGTGCCGAAGGAGCGCGGCCAGGTGCGGGCGGGGCTGCGCTACGTGCTGGGGCGCCCCGACCTGGTGGCGGTGATGGTGCTGGTGTTCTGCGTCAGCACCTTCGGCATGAACTTCGAGAGCACCTTCGCGGTGATCGCCCGCAACGTGTTCGACCGCGACGCCGACGGCTACGGGCTGCTGATCACGATGCTCGCCGTCGGCACCCTCTCCGGCGCCACGCTCGCCGCTCGCCGCAGCAGGAGGTCCGGGTCGCGGCTGCGGCTGATGGTGCTGGGGGCGGGTGCGTTCGGGCTGCTGGAGGCGGTCGGTTCGCTGATGCCGTCGTACTGGTCGTTCGCGGTGATGCTGGTGCCGGTCGGGGTCGCGGTGATGACCTTCACGACCAGCGCGAACTCCACGGTGCAGCTGGCGGTGGAGCCGTCGATGCGCGGTCGCGTGATGGGGCTGTACATGCTGCTGTTCCTCGGCGGGAAACCGGTGGGCGGGCTCGCGTCGGGCTGGCTGGCCGAGGTGCTGGGCCCGCGGTCGCCGCTGCTGCTGGGCGGGCTGGCGTCGCTGGTCGCGGCGGTGGTGTGCGGGGTGCTGCTGCGCCGCCGGAGATCGGGGGTTGCGGACCCTGGGAGGTTAGGCTAA
- a CDS encoding superoxide dismutase produces MAQYVLPELDYDYSALEPAISGEINELHHSKHHATYVKGANDTIEKIAEARDKGDFGSIVGLETTLAFNLAGHSLHLVWWKILSPNGGDKPTGELAAAIDQDFGSFDKFRAQLEAVSTTIQGNGWGVLAWDPVGQRLITQQLRDHHSNLSIATTPLLVFDIWEHAYYLQYKNVKADYVKQLWNVVNWDEVGKRFADARAGYNGLRLPTA; encoded by the coding sequence ATGGCTCAGTACGTGCTGCCCGAGTTGGACTACGACTACTCGGCGCTGGAGCCCGCGATCTCGGGTGAGATCAACGAGCTGCACCACAGCAAGCACCACGCGACCTACGTCAAGGGCGCCAACGACACGATCGAGAAGATCGCCGAGGCGCGGGACAAGGGCGACTTCGGGTCGATCGTCGGCCTGGAGACGACGCTGGCGTTCAACCTGGCCGGGCACTCGCTGCACCTGGTGTGGTGGAAGATCCTCTCGCCGAACGGCGGGGACAAGCCGACCGGCGAGCTGGCGGCGGCCATCGACCAGGACTTCGGGTCGTTCGACAAGTTCCGCGCCCAGCTGGAGGCCGTGTCGACCACGATCCAGGGCAACGGGTGGGGCGTGCTGGCGTGGGACCCGGTGGGTCAGCGGTTGATCACGCAGCAGCTGCGGGACCACCACTCGAACCTGTCGATCGCCACCACGCCGCTGCTGGTGTTCGACATCTGGGAGCACGCCTACTACCTGCAGTACAAGAACGTGAAGGCGGACTACGTCAAGCAGTTGTGGAACGTCGTGAACTGGGACGAGGTCGGCAAGCGGTTCGCCGACGCCCGCGCCGGTTACAACGGACTGCGCCTGCCCACCGCCTGA